The nucleotide sequence TTATGAAAGAGAGAGCTGAATAATGTCACGTCAATCTGAAGATGCAGCTGTGCTGGAAAGCCAACCCGAGTGGCTGCAAGCTTATGTAGAATCACCTGAAAAGCAAAAAGCGTTATATAAAAGGACTTTATTAATAGTTGTATTATCCCAGATTTTTGGAGGAGCTGGACTTGCTGCTGGGATTACTGTGGGGGCACTCTTGGCTAAAGACATGCTTGGCACGGATATTGTTGCTGGTCTGCCCATAGCCCTGTTCACCTTGGGATCTGCTGGGGCGGCTCTCGTTGTCGGACGCCTTTCACAACGCTATGGCAGGCGTGCAGGCCTTGCTTCGGGATTTTTAACAGGCGGAATTGGCGCCATTGGGGTAATCATCGCTGCGGTAACGGATAATATCTTTCTGCTCTTTGCGGCGCTTTTGATATACGGTGCTGGAAGCGCGACAAATTTACAGGCACGGTATGCTGGCACGGATTTAGCCAGTGCGAAACAACGGGCAACGGCTGTTAGTATTGCCATGGTTTCAACGACATTTGGTGCAGTAGCTGGTCCTAACCTTGTTGAAGCAATGGGTGAATTTGCTCTGTCAATAGGGGTTCCAGCTTTATCTGGCCCATTCATTCTCGCGGCCGCAGCTTATATCGTTGCTGGATTAGTGTTATTGATTTTCCTCCGTCCAGATCCATTTGTCGTCGCCAGAGCCATTGCAGTGGCAGAACGGAATGCTAAAGTCAGTTCCCCTGATTATGTAGAGGAAGAACTCGTTACGGATAAGCGAGGTATCGGAGTTGCAGCCCTTATTATGGTCCTCACTCAAATGGTGATGGTTGCGATCATGACGATGACTCCGGTGCATATGGGCAGTCATGGACATGACTTAAGCGCAGTAGGCATGGTAATTGGATTCCATATCGGCGCCATGTATCTCCCGTCTTTGTTGACGGGTGTGCTTGTTGATAAAATCGGGCGTGCGACGATGGCGGTCGCTTCTGGGGTTACACTGCTGGCTTCCGGAGTTATGGCTGCTGTTGGGCCGGGTGAATCAATGCTTTGGATCACTCTTGCACTTATTCTACTTGGTCTCGGCTGGAACTTTGGCCTGATCAGTGGAACAGCCCTGCTTGTAGATGCAACAAATCCGAATAACCGAGCAAAAATGCAGGGTACAGTTGATGTTATGGTTGCTTTATCGGGAGCCTCTGGCGGTATGCTTTCCGGCATGGTTGTTGCTAATTCAAGCTTTGCCTTCCTTTCGATGGCTGGAGGAGTACTATCCTTAGTGTTAATACCATTTGTGATATGGTCAAATAAAAAGTAACTTTTTTGAGTCTGGATATCCCAGGCTCTTTTTTCTATTTGCAGGTTTTTAGCTTTCCTTTGTAGAACTTAATTTGATAAAACTTTTGCAGAAAGAGATGGATTAGATGGGTAAATTAGTGTTGCTGAGTGATTTAAAGATTAATCATCCCGCTTTAACTACCAAAATCAAGGAATTAATATCTCCGAAACCTTTTAAACTTGCTTATATCCCGTCGCGAACAGATAAAGAAAGATGGTATTTTGAAAAAGCCAAGCCAGAGTTTACGGCTATAGGTGTTACTGACTTCTTTTATTTTGACATCGATGAGGAGTTCGAGTCCTCACAGCTGGAGGAGTTTAACAGCTGTGATGGCATTTTTCTTTCAGGGGGAAATACATATCAATTTTTGAAAAACCTGAAGGAAAGGAACAT is from Mesobacillus boroniphilus and encodes:
- a CDS encoding MFS transporter; the encoded protein is MSRQSEDAAVLESQPEWLQAYVESPEKQKALYKRTLLIVVLSQIFGGAGLAAGITVGALLAKDMLGTDIVAGLPIALFTLGSAGAALVVGRLSQRYGRRAGLASGFLTGGIGAIGVIIAAVTDNIFLLFAALLIYGAGSATNLQARYAGTDLASAKQRATAVSIAMVSTTFGAVAGPNLVEAMGEFALSIGVPALSGPFILAAAAYIVAGLVLLIFLRPDPFVVARAIAVAERNAKVSSPDYVEEELVTDKRGIGVAALIMVLTQMVMVAIMTMTPVHMGSHGHDLSAVGMVIGFHIGAMYLPSLLTGVLVDKIGRATMAVASGVTLLASGVMAAVGPGESMLWITLALILLGLGWNFGLISGTALLVDATNPNNRAKMQGTVDVMVALSGASGGMLSGMVVANSSFAFLSMAGGVLSLVLIPFVIWSNKK